The region CGAAAATTTTTCCCACATCATCTATATTTGGCGCCCTAAAAGCTGTAGAAAGATTTAATCGCCAACCAATAAACCTATTTTGCTGCCAGTTAATTCCCGCGCTCCCCGTTAAAGCTCCGGTATTAATATTGGCTTTCTGAAATGGAAAATCATATAAATTCTCATCAAAATCAGCATCTACCAAAATATGATTATACCGAAGTCCAGATTGAAAAGAAAGATCTTCCTGAATTTTCCATTGATAAGTTGTATACGCCGCAATTGATTGCCAGGTAGAACCATCTGGATATCGTGAAGCAGTGATGTTCTCTTCTTCGGTTAAAATATTTTCTGTAAATCCTGTAGAATTCACCTTATTAAAAACATATTCGGCTCCATAAAATAAACGGCTCTTCTCAAAAGTCTTTTCAAAATCAAAATTAACCGAATACGCATCTACATTTTCTTTGGTGTTGTATAACCAATCCTCGCCAAAATCACGATTATGACGGCTTTCTTCAAAAAATTGATAAGCAGCTGTCATTTGGGCTTTATCATACAATGCTCCGTCTCCCTTTTTATTGATCTTAAAATTCCCCATAAACCATTCTTGAGGACCATAATACCATTCTGCCGAACGCAAATTACCATCACGCTTTCGGTAAAGACGGTCAAATCTTGGAAAATCTGATGTTGTAGAATAGATAAGACCTAAATTTAGATCCCAATCTTTGTGAGGCATAAATTTTACTTTCTGCAGTAAATTAACCTGTTGATATCCAGTTGGTTTTTGCATCTGTGGGTTATCATTTGGAACTATTACATCTTCCCCATTTCTTCGCACGGCATATTCGTTTCGCAAATATTCATCGGGGCCATGAGATCCCATTCTCAAATCATCGAAATCTGAAAAGCTAACACTGCTTAAAAACGCCCAATTTTCCAATCCAATGTTCACATCGGCATGAACAGTTTTTTCGTTATTGGCAGAAGCGTAACGAGAATATGCGCTCCCTGAAACCGCGGCTTTTTCACCAAAAGAAAACTTCGGTTTTAAAGAATAAAAGTTCATCACACCGCCAATGGCATCACTTCCATAAACTACCGAGCCCGGCCCCAGGATTACTTCGGTCTTTTCTACCGCAAGTGGATCTATAGAAATTATATTTTGAAGATTTCCGCTTCTAAAAATGGCAGTATTCATTCGTACTCCATCCACGGTAATTAAAAGCCTGTTGGTTGAAAAACCACGAATCATAGGACTCCCGCCGCCTAGTTGACTTTTCTGAATAAAAACCTGTCCGCTGCTTTCTAAAAGATCGGCTGAAGTTTGCGGACTGGCCATAATAATATCATTTGCTGAAAAACTGACTATCTTCTGCGGAATTTCATCTTTATTCATTTCAAATTTCGCCACCGAAAGTACTACCTGCTCCAACTCATTATCATTGCTTTTTAGATAGACCTTATTTTGGTTTTGAATAACCTGGGATTTCTTGAGACTTCTATTAGAATAATTTACGTGCGAAAAATGTATAATTTCATCGCGGTTAAATGCTGAAATATCGGCTTTACCACTAAAATTAGTAAGTGCACTTTTGGTCTTTGATTCATTGTAAATGGCCACGCTGGCAAGAGGTTCCTGGTTATCTTCATCCAAAACCTGTATCTGCTGGGCGTAGATACTATTAACCATAAAAAAAAGGAGAATTACTCCTGTTAGACTTCGCATTTAGCTAAAGATTTCGTTAAGCACAGCAAGCGATTTTGGTTTCTTAAAACCTTCAATATGCAGCTCATAATATAAAAGTAGCATACTTAGAAAATTCGACCGACTTTGCTGATTTAGTTTTACCATATTCAGGGCATCAAAATTTATGCCTAATAACTGGCGTAAAACCGCAACATTTTGGCCTTCTATACAGTAATTATTGATGCTATTTATTTCAAAAACCCCATCTAAAAGGTTAAAGTAAGTGAGTTCTTTAGAAGAAGCATCGGGGTAAAAACCAAGATAACGGGTTAAATTTAGCAGAAATAAAAGATGAAAATTAGCGATTTTATCGTGCAGATCCAGCCACATCAGTGAATTTTCAAGATAATTAAACAACTGCGGATTAGTTTCTTCTTCCCGAATGGCATTTTTTAAAACTTCAGCCAAAAACATAAGCATCGCGCCTTTCACCATATTGGTATGTAGGCTGGTATAAGTATGCAGCACCTTAGCATCTTTAAGATACTCCATTTTCCCCTGGTTGCGATGATTCGCCACGATCTCTAACTGGGTAAGCAACTGGAACTGCGAAGCTTTAAATTTTCCTTTTTTAGATTTCAGCACTCCTTTAAGCATATAGGTTTTTAAGCCATCGCTATAGGTATAGGCTTTCACGATCAAATCGGCCTCGCCGTATTTTAAAGCACTAATTACAATGGCCGGAGTGGTAACAAGCATTTTTTAGAAAATTATTTCTTCCGAAGATAATTAAAAAAGGCCGCTAAAAAAGCGACCTTAATTTTATCAATAAATAGCATAAATTAAACTACTCCCTGGGCAAGCATGGCATCGGCAACTTTTACGAAACCGGCAATATTTGCTCCTTTCACGTAGTCTATATAACCATCTTCTTCGGTTCCAAACTCAACACAACGATCGTGAATATCGTTCATAATCGCGTGAAGTTTGCTATCTACTTCTTGCGAAGTCCAGTTATATCTCATAGAATTCTGACTCATTTCTAAACCAGAGGTTGCCACACCACCAGCGTTAGAAGCTTTACCAGGAGAGAAAAGAATTTTTGCTTCTTTAAATACCTCTACGGCATCTGGAGTACAGGGCATATTAGCGCCTTCGCCAACACACATACAGCCATTCTCAACTAATTTCTTAGCATCAGCTTCTTTTAGTTCATTTTGCGTTGCACAAGGAAGCGCTACATCACATTTCACGCCCCATGGGGTTTCTCCTTCAAAATATTTAGCTGAAGGATATTGATCTACATATTCACTAATTCTACCACGTCTTACATTTTTAAGATCCATGATAAACTGAAGTTTTTCTGCATCAATTCCGGCTTCATCATAGATATAACCTCCAGAATCACTCATTGTTAAAATCTTCGCTTTAAATTCCAGGGCTTTCTCGGCAGCATATTGCGCTACATTTCCAGATCCTGAAACCACTACTGTTTTCCCTTCAAAAGATTCGCCTCTTGTTTTTAGCATATTTTGTGCAAAATATACATTCCCATAGCCTGTAGCTTCAGGACGAATAAGAGAACCTCCGTAAGAAAGTCCTTTTCCGGTTAAAATTCCTGTGAATTCATTTTGCAATCTTTTATACTGGCCAAACATATAACCAACCTCACGTGCACCAACACCAATATCTCCCGCAGGAACATCGGTATCTGCTCCAATATGGCGATAAAGTTCTGTCATAAAACTCTGGCAGAAACGCATTACCTCATTGTCTGATTTTCCTTTGGGATCAAAATCAGACCCTCCTTTTCCACCACCCATTGGCAAAGTAGTAAGGCTGTTTTTAAACACCTGCTCAAAAGCAAGGAATTTAAGGATACTAAGGTTTACGGAAGGGTGAAAACGCAAGCCACCTTTATAAGGCCCGATTGCTGAATTCATTTGAATTCTAAAGCCACGATTCACCTGAATATTACCTTCATCATCTAACCAGGAAACCCTGAACATAATTACACGTTCTGGCTCTACCATACGCTCTAAAAGCTGCATGTTCTGATACTTTTTATTCTCTTCTATAAAAGGAATAATTGTTTCAGCAACTTCGTGCACGGCCTGCATGAATTCGGGTTCATTTTGATTCCTTTTTGATACTTTATCTAGGAAATCTTGAATATTTTGTTCCATATTATGTGATACTTCAAATAGTTTATAAAAAAAGCTGTGTTTTGTACTGCAAATATATGAGTTCTATAAAAAACGACCTCAAATTTTTATGTTTTCATATAAAATTAACGTCTTACTTTCAACGATTTATAAATCAAATATTTTATCTAATTTTTTGTTAAAGTAGTTTTTATATATTTGTTGCACCCTCCAAGCCTGAACTAATGCATAATTGCAAGATATTAATAGCTTTTATAGTTTTTACATACCTCTTTCAGGGAAAGGGTTATGCCCAGTTTGGTATTGCGCATGAAATTGGCGTAAAAGCCGGGCCTGCTTCATTTTTTACTGATTACGGGGAACGCTGGAATGTAAGAAATAACCTTAACAATGCGGGCTACGGAATTGGAATTTCACATTATATGAATTTCGCATATAAAACCGATTGCCATTATTCGCAAGCCACTTCTTTTTTTACCAATCACTTTAGAATTAGGAACGAACTGGATTATTTCTACTCCAAATTAGAGCATTATGGTCCTGTTGCCAGTAAACCCACCCTTGGCGGCCAATTACTAAGAGCAATGCACGGGGAAAGTGAAATTATTGAAGGCGGAATACATTTGGAATATCACCCTTTTCGAATTCGCGATTTTACGCATTCGGGTTATATGTTTTCTCCTTATATAAGCCTGGGCGGCCATTTTGTTTCTTATAAAGCTGACGCCTATTCTGATTTAGGATCATTAGAAAACGAAAAAAATGTATTTCCTACTTTTGTAGACGGGATGAACTTTGACCGTGGCAGCACTTATTCTATAATTGGCGGACTGGGTGTACGGTACCGCCTGGGATTTAGGCATGATCTTTTAATTGAAGCCCGTGGGCAATATTATGGAAGCGACTGGCTTGACGGATTAAATATTGCCGCACCACAAAATAAATTCAATGATTATATTTTTTGGGTTAATGTAGGCTATGTGTATTATATTAATTTTCAATAGCTCCTGAAGCAATAATTTTTCCTCCCAATTCCTTTAATTCAGCTTTTGCTTTTTCGAAATCTTCTTTATTTAGAGCCCTCGTAGCATCTTCTATTATTGTAGCTTTAAAACCTTCTTTTATAGCATCTTTAGCGGTAAAATGAACACAAATTTCAGCCGCTAGCCCGCAGAAATAGAGATCTTCTGCTTTTTTTTCCTTTAAATAGCCCGAAAGTCCCGTAGATTTTAGATGTTGATTATCGTAAAAAGCGCTGTAGCTGTCTATTTCAGGATTGGTTCCTTTTCTAAAGATGGCTTCAATTTTTGAGGTTTTCAAATCCTTATGAAACTCAGCGCCTTCGGTATTTTGAACACAATGCTCGGGCCACATTACTTGTTCAATTCCATTTAGGTCTATAGTTTCAAACTCCTTTTCTCCTTTATGGCTGCTGGCAAAACTGGCGTGGCCGGTTGGATGCCAATCCTGGGAAGCAATTACCAAATCAAATTTCTCCTGTAGCTTATTAATTACAGGGATAATCTCATCTCCATTAGGAACGGCAAGTGAGCCACCGGGCATAAAATCGTTTTGAGGATCTATAATAATCAAGGTTTTCATAACTAATTTTTAAAAGATGCAATTAATTTATCGCGTTCGGCTTTTAAGGCCTCACTAATTCCCACTTTGTAAATATGCGGATTATTAAAGCGTTTATATTCTATAGAAAGCTCTGCAAGCCTGTTTTTGCTATATTCGGCGATTTCCTGAAGCGATTTATGTTTCAATAGGTCTTGTCCGTTTTTCATCACCGGCTGGAGTAGCGGTTCCTTTTCTACACCATCAACTTTCATTTGTTTATAAGGCTCAAAAGGATGAATCATATTTTCAACATTTTCTTCTTCAAAAAGAGTAACCAGATCCCCACCAACGCAATTACCTTCTGTATCTCTTAACCGATACACCTGTTTTTTATGCGGAAGGGTAACCTTTACAATACTTTCTGAAATTTTAATTCTTGGTTTTCCGTTAGAATAGGCCAGTTTATAAACTCCGTCTAAAGCAGCATCGGGACTACCGATTACCAGGTTAGTACCCACACCAAAAACATCTATTCTGGCGCCCTGCTCCAGCAGACTTTTAATTACATTTTCTTCTAACTGATTGGAAGCAGCTATTTTCACATAATCGAGCCCAGCGGCATCAAGCATTTTCCTGCTTTGTTTTGAGAGATAAGCTAAATCACCACTATCAAGTCTTATTGCCATTAATTTCTGGCCGCGTTCTTCCATCTCTTTCGCTACTTTAATCGCGTTAGGAACACCACTTTTGAGCGTATCGTAAGTATCTACCAGCAAGACGCAATCTTTTGGCCTGCCTTCGGCAAAATCCCTAAATGCCGTGATTTCATCATCATAACTTTGAATAAAGGAATGCGCCATTGTTCCTGAAACAGGAATATTAAAATCTCTCCCGGCAATCACATTACTTGTCCCGTTAAAACCACCAATAATTGCGGCACGAGTTGCATAATAACCTCCGGGGCCCTGCGCCCTTCTTAGACCGAAATCCAGTAAAGTTCTTTCCCCCGAAACCAGTTTAATTCGGCTGGCTTTTGTAGCTATTAAGGTTTGGAAATTGAGTAAATTAAGGAGAATTGTTTCTATAATTTGCGCTTCAATAATATTAGCTTCTACATGCAAAATAGGGCGGGTAGGAAAAACCACATCGCCCTCTTGTACTGAATAAATATTTCCACGGAATTTAAATTCTTTTAGATACTCCAGGAAATCATCATCAAAATCCTGTTTTTTAAGGTATTCCAGATCTTTATCATTAAATCTTAGGTTTTCAATGATCTTCAGTAAATCCTGAAGTCCGGCAAAAATCGCGTACCCACCGTTATAAGGAAGTTTTCTGAAATAATAATCAAAAATTGCGGTATGGCCTTTTTGGCCTTTTTTAAAATACACCTGCGACATCGCCAGTTGATACTGATCGGTATAAGTAGCGGAGAAATCTAGCATAGCTTGGTTGGTTTACATTTCAGCAAGCATAGTTTCGTAAATCTCGAGATCTGCTTCACTGAATAGCACAAATTTAAGCTTTTGCAAGTGTTTAAGCTTTGGGATTTCGGCTAAAATTGTATTAAAACTAATCTTTGTCGCCTCTTTTATTGGGTAACCAAAAGCGCCGGTAGAAATTGAAGGAAAAGCAACCGACTTCAGATTTTTCTCCTCGGCACGTTTTAAAGCATTCTTATAGCAATTTTCCAGCAGCTTATCTTCGGGCTTGTCACGACCATAAACCGGCCCTAAACAATGAATCACAAATTTATTGGGTAAATTATGAGCACCGGTTATCACTGCTTCGCCGGGAGCAATGGGAGCAAGAGATTTACATTCTTCATAAAGTTGCGGCCCGGCAGCCCTATGAATTGCCCCTGCCACTCCTCCGCCAGTGGCAAGTTGAGCATTGGCAGCATTTATCACCGCTTCGATCCCGGGCTGATTGGCTATGTCTCCCCGGGAAACTTCGATTTCAATATTCTGGATGGTTTTTTTCATAATTCTGATTTATCATCAGAAATTACAAAAAATCAAGGAAAGTCGAAAGATTTTATGCCTGCCGCTCCAGGGCTAAATAATGGGTGGTTCTGTCATTTATCAAGGGAATGACGCTAATCTCGCACTTATAAGGTGTTTGATCTTTTTTATAGTTTACTAAAACTTCAGTAAAAGGCTCATCTCGTGATAATTTGCGTTTAATTCGGTTTAAAACAGCCCTGTCGGTTTCCTTTCCCTGTAAAAAATGAGGTGTTTTATTTATCGCAAATCTGCTGCTATAGCCGGTCATATCAGTAAAACCTTCACTCACCCATTGGATTTTAGCTTCCTGATTGGTTAAAACCAGAGCATCAAAAGTTTTGTCTTCAAATATCTCTTTCCAATTGTTTTTCCACTCGAATTTCTTCGCCAATTCTTTAAATGAATTAATTGCTTTTTGTTGCTTTAAACTCAATAATTGATTCGCATAATGCTCATTATAAATATCCCAGCTACGAAGAGGCATCGCCTTAATATCAGAAACAGTAATTTCGTCTTCAATTTTCTCATATTCTTCCTTGCTTAAAGAGGAAAGATAGATATCAAGACACTGCATATTCATTAGATTCTTCTTCATAATTATTTTTTTAGTGGTGAAACAAATCGGGTTCTAATTATGGAAAGCTCCTTTTAAACTTTCAAAACCAATATTTTCATAATCTACTTAACAAGCAAAACTACCTAAAATCTTATTCAACACTCTTTAAACCAACGTTAATATTGGGATTTCACCGAAATACCTAAACAATAAATCGTATTCTATTTCTTTCATTTAAATTTTAAAAATGAGAAATTATAGGGGCTTATAATTTTTAAAAAAAATTTAGTAAAAAATTACAAAAACCGGCAATACCTAAGACTTAAAAACCGCTCCCAGAATACCATTTTATGCATATTTACCCCTAAAACTAAGAGCCGTAAAAGCTTTTGCAATATTCTGAATAAGTTGTACTTTCGGGTTTTTCTAATATTTTTGATATGTCCCAATTCTGGCTGTACTTTAGATTAGGTCTGGAACACGTTCTAGACTGGCAGGCTTACGACCATATTTTATTTCTAATTGTACTGGTTGCAGCCTATACTTTTAGCAGCTGGAAACGTATTCTATGGCTGGTTACTTTATTTACTATTGGCCACACCTTAGCTTTATTTCTCTCGGTTTATGAAATTGTAAAAGTAGATGCAGCCTGGGTAGAATTGCTTATTCCTGTTACTATAATTATTGCAGCTTTATATAATATAGTCACTGCAAGTAAAAAAGAACGCAACAAAAATCATAATCCGTTGTATTTTACCACCGTTTTTTTCGGCTTAATTCACGGGCTTGGTTTTTCTTCCTATTTTAAAATGGTGGCTTCAAATACAGAAAGCAAATTTCTACCACTTTTAGAATTCGCCCTCGGTATAGAAACCGCGCAGGTTATTGTAGTAATTGCTGTAATAATTTTTGGTTTTATTGCCCAAAATATCTTCTCGGTTTCCAAAAGGGACTGGATATTAGTAACTTCAGCCTTAGTAATCGGTATTATTTTACCAATTCTTCAGGAAAATTTTCAGGCTATTTAATAACTTAGTGAATTAAAAATAAAGCGAAAACCACGCCTAAAAAAGCCGGATTATACCGATAATATGGATAAGAAAAAACAATTAAAGTACGATAAAGCTTATTTAAGAATTGCCCGTGAATGGAGTAAATTATCGCAGTGCAAAAGAAAGCAGGTTGGCGCAGTTATTGTAAAAGATAGAATGATAATTTCTGATGGTTTTAATGGCACTCCTACAGGTTTTGAAAATTATTGTGAAGATGATGAGGGCTACACCAAATGGTATGTGCTACACGCTGAAGCAAATGCTATTTTAAAAGTTGCAGGATCTACGCAATCCTGTACTGGTGCTACACTTTACATTACCATGTCTCCCTGTAAAGAATGCAGCAAGTTAATTCACCAGGCAGGAATTACCAGGTTGGTGTATCATATAGATTATAAAGATAATTCCGGACTGGATTTTCTTGAAAAAGCAGGGGTAACCCTCGAACAAATAAACGATTTAGAAGATTGAATACCAGGCAAAAAATATTAATCCCTATTCTTCTCGCTACAGCTTGCGCCGCAGGTGTTTTGCTCGGCGGAAAACTGGATTTTTCTTCTTCTGATGCCTTATTTTCTTCCAATCCGAAAAAACAAAAACTCAACCGACTTATAGACTACATAGATTATGAATATGTAGACGACGTAAATACCGATAGTATTGTTGATATTACGGTAAATAGAATCCTTGAAAATCTGGATCCTCATTCTGTATATATTCCAAAGGAAGAATATGCGGGAGTAATAGAAAATATGCAGGGCGATTTTGTGGGTATTGGTGTTAGTTTTTATAATGTAAACGATACCGTAGTTGTAATACAGGCCCTGGAAGGCGGTCCCAGCGAAAAAATAGGAATTCGGGGCGGCGACCGCATTTTGTATGCAGATGGCACTCCACTTTTTAATAAAGACATCACCAACGATTCGCTCACCAAACATCTAAAAGGAGAAGAAGATTCTCGCGTAACGCTTAAAGTAAAACGAAAAGGAATCAAGGACCTGCTCACCTTTAAAGTGAAACGTGGCCGTGTACCTTTAAAAAGTGTAGATGCAGCTTATATGTTATCTCCAGATTTGGGCTATATTAAAGTGAATAGATTTTCTGAAACTACCTATAAAGAATTTCAAGCTGCTTTAAAAAAACTTAAGAAAGAAGGAGCCAATCAAATAGCTTTAGATCTTAGAGAAAATCCCGGCGGTTATCTTTCTGAAGCGATTAAGATTGTAGATGAATTTCTAGAAGATGATAAATTAATTCTTTATACCAAAAATAAAAGCGGCTCGGTTGAAGAAACTTTTTCCCGTAGAAAAGGTCTTTTAGAAAAAGGCGATCTTTTTGTGCTAATAAACGAAAATTCGGCTTCTGCCAGCGAAGTGGTGGCCGGCGCACTACAGGATAATGATCGCGGCACCATAGTGGGAAGAAGGTCTTACGGAAAAGGTCTAGTACAACGAGAAATGGATCTGGGAGACGGCAGCGCGGTTAGATTAACCATAGCGCGTTATTATACCCCAACAGGCCGATCTATTCAAAAACCCTATGACAACGGAAACGAGAGCTATTTTAAAGATTATATGCGCCGTTATAAAAATGGGGAACTCAATAGCGCCGACAGTATAAATGTAGATGATTCACTTAGGTACGAAACTCCTAAAGGCAAAGTAGTTTACGGTGGCGGCGGGATAATTCCAGATATCTTTATTCCACTTGATAGCGATAACGAGAGAAACAACATTAAACTCCTATTACACGGCGGTTATATGAGTCGGTTCATCTTTAACGTACTCGAAGAAAACCGTGCTTTTTACAACAATGTAAAACGCGAGGATTTTGATGAAAAAGTTAGCATCTCAAACAAAATGGTGCAGGATTTTGTTCGGTTTATTGGGAACGGAAATATTCGGCTTAATGTTAATAGTCATACCGCATTACTAAAGCAATATCTAAAAGCAGTGATCGCCCAACAACTCTACGGCACCACGGCTTTCGAGAAATTAATTAATGAAAATGATCCTGCAATAGAGAAAGTTCTTGAATTATCCCAGAAAAATTAATAGCTTGCATTCGTGAGTGCGTATCATGAAAATCTTATCATTTTCTTAACCGTTTCCCCGCTTTTCTTCTTTATAATAGCGGTGAGCTTTAGGCTATTAGACAACAGCGCACTACTCTTTTTACAAAAAGATATTCTTGTTACTTCTGCAAATGTTTCGGTTACCTCTATTAAAAATCAGATTAATAAAACCGATGATAAAGAATTTAAAGAGAAGTTAAGACTTGCCCTGCTTTACAGAAGATTGCACCGCACCTGCCTCATTTTAATGTTACTTTCAATCCCATTAATGTTCACCGGTTATTTTATGTTATAGCAGCTTGTCGTGCACCTTAGTGTGCTCTCCTTTCCACCAACTTAAAATATCTGTAGCTACACTTGCGCCACTCCCACAGGCTATAGAAAATTGACTGCGCCATCCAGCAAGACTACCGGCTACGTACAATCCCGGTTTTACTAAATGATCTTCATTTTTTAACTGAATACGCTCCTTGGAAACTTTCGCTTTTTTATGCGGAATTACTTCATCTTCCAAACCTTTTATCCTGAAGGGACTTGCATATCCAGTTGCCATTACTACATTTTCAGCTTCGTAAGTGTTTTTATTGGTAACTACGCTGAAACCTTCTTGTAACTGAATAATCTCTTTTACCTTTTCCGCGGCTATTTGTTCAATTTCAGGATATTGTTCCTCTAAATGCAAAATTCCTTCTTTTAGAATTTGTTGCCCTGAAGTTCCTGGTACAACACCCAAAACATTATTTAAAAGCGCCGAGTTTAAATGTGAAGCTTTTTGATGAATAAGTATTCCCACCTTTTTATTAGAGACAATATTATTATGAAGTGCCGATCCCAAAATAAGTGCACAAGACATTCCAGCAGCGCCCCCGCCAAGAATGAGTACGTC is a window of Salegentibacter salegens DNA encoding:
- a CDS encoding TonB-dependent receptor, with the translated sequence MRSLTGVILLFFMVNSIYAQQIQVLDEDNQEPLASVAIYNESKTKSALTNFSGKADISAFNRDEIIHFSHVNYSNRSLKKSQVIQNQNKVYLKSNDNELEQVVLSVAKFEMNKDEIPQKIVSFSANDIIMASPQTSADLLESSGQVFIQKSQLGGGSPMIRGFSTNRLLITVDGVRMNTAIFRSGNLQNIISIDPLAVEKTEVILGPGSVVYGSDAIGGVMNFYSLKPKFSFGEKAAVSGSAYSRYASANNEKTVHADVNIGLENWAFLSSVSFSDFDDLRMGSHGPDEYLRNEYAVRRNGEDVIVPNDNPQMQKPTGYQQVNLLQKVKFMPHKDWDLNLGLIYSTTSDFPRFDRLYRKRDGNLRSAEWYYGPQEWFMGNFKINKKGDGALYDKAQMTAAYQFFEESRHNRDFGEDWLYNTKENVDAYSVNFDFEKTFEKSRLFYGAEYVFNKVNSTGFTENILTEEENITASRYPDGSTWQSIAAYTTYQWKIQEDLSFQSGLRYNHILVDADFDENLYDFPFQKANINTGALTGSAGINWQQNRFIGWRLNLSTAFRAPNIDDVGKIFDSEPGAVVVPNPDLKPEYAYSSELGFDWKPAENISFIATAFYTYLNDAMVRRDFNLNGETEIDYQGEPSRVQAIQNTAKAHVYGFESGIEIDLSVALRFSSQISITEGKEEQEDGSTAALRHAAPIFGNTHLIWHKKRLKFDLFAEYNGQFDYEDLAPSEQGKAYLYAIDDNGNPYSPSWYSLNLTGQYEFSKNLLATASLENITDQRYRTYSSGIAAAGRNLILALRYSF
- the recO gene encoding DNA repair protein RecO; this translates as MLVTTPAIVISALKYGEADLIVKAYTYSDGLKTYMLKGVLKSKKGKFKASQFQLLTQLEIVANHRNQGKMEYLKDAKVLHTYTSLHTNMVKGAMLMFLAEVLKNAIREEETNPQLFNYLENSLMWLDLHDKIANFHLLFLLNLTRYLGFYPDASSKELTYFNLLDGVFEINSINNYCIEGQNVAVLRQLLGINFDALNMVKLNQQSRSNFLSMLLLYYELHIEGFKKPKSLAVLNEIFS
- the gdhA gene encoding NADP-specific glutamate dehydrogenase; translated protein: MEQNIQDFLDKVSKRNQNEPEFMQAVHEVAETIIPFIEENKKYQNMQLLERMVEPERVIMFRVSWLDDEGNIQVNRGFRIQMNSAIGPYKGGLRFHPSVNLSILKFLAFEQVFKNSLTTLPMGGGKGGSDFDPKGKSDNEVMRFCQSFMTELYRHIGADTDVPAGDIGVGAREVGYMFGQYKRLQNEFTGILTGKGLSYGGSLIRPEATGYGNVYFAQNMLKTRGESFEGKTVVVSGSGNVAQYAAEKALEFKAKILTMSDSGGYIYDEAGIDAEKLQFIMDLKNVRRGRISEYVDQYPSAKYFEGETPWGVKCDVALPCATQNELKEADAKKLVENGCMCVGEGANMPCTPDAVEVFKEAKILFSPGKASNAGGVATSGLEMSQNSMRYNWTSQEVDSKLHAIMNDIHDRCVEFGTEEDGYIDYVKGANIAGFVKVADAMLAQGVV
- a CDS encoding THC0290_0291 family protein; this translates as MHNCKILIAFIVFTYLFQGKGYAQFGIAHEIGVKAGPASFFTDYGERWNVRNNLNNAGYGIGISHYMNFAYKTDCHYSQATSFFTNHFRIRNELDYFYSKLEHYGPVASKPTLGGQLLRAMHGESEIIEGGIHLEYHPFRIRDFTHSGYMFSPYISLGGHFVSYKADAYSDLGSLENEKNVFPTFVDGMNFDRGSTYSIIGGLGVRYRLGFRHDLLIEARGQYYGSDWLDGLNIAAPQNKFNDYIFWVNVGYVYYINFQ
- the pncA gene encoding bifunctional nicotinamidase/pyrazinamidase is translated as MKTLIIIDPQNDFMPGGSLAVPNGDEIIPVINKLQEKFDLVIASQDWHPTGHASFASSHKGEKEFETIDLNGIEQVMWPEHCVQNTEGAEFHKDLKTSKIEAIFRKGTNPEIDSYSAFYDNQHLKSTGLSGYLKEKKAEDLYFCGLAAEICVHFTAKDAIKEGFKATIIEDATRALNKEDFEKAKAELKELGGKIIASGAIEN
- a CDS encoding nicotinate phosphoribosyltransferase, whose protein sequence is MLDFSATYTDQYQLAMSQVYFKKGQKGHTAIFDYYFRKLPYNGGYAIFAGLQDLLKIIENLRFNDKDLEYLKKQDFDDDFLEYLKEFKFRGNIYSVQEGDVVFPTRPILHVEANIIEAQIIETILLNLLNFQTLIATKASRIKLVSGERTLLDFGLRRAQGPGGYYATRAAIIGGFNGTSNVIAGRDFNIPVSGTMAHSFIQSYDDEITAFRDFAEGRPKDCVLLVDTYDTLKSGVPNAIKVAKEMEERGQKLMAIRLDSGDLAYLSKQSRKMLDAAGLDYVKIAASNQLEENVIKSLLEQGARIDVFGVGTNLVIGSPDAALDGVYKLAYSNGKPRIKISESIVKVTLPHKKQVYRLRDTEGNCVGGDLVTLFEEENVENMIHPFEPYKQMKVDGVEKEPLLQPVMKNGQDLLKHKSLQEIAEYSKNRLAELSIEYKRFNNPHIYKVGISEALKAERDKLIASFKN
- a CDS encoding macro domain-containing protein, translated to MKKTIQNIEIEVSRGDIANQPGIEAVINAANAQLATGGGVAGAIHRAAGPQLYEECKSLAPIAPGEAVITGAHNLPNKFVIHCLGPVYGRDKPEDKLLENCYKNALKRAEEKNLKSVAFPSISTGAFGYPIKEATKISFNTILAEIPKLKHLQKLKFVLFSEADLEIYETMLAEM
- a CDS encoding PAS domain-containing protein — its product is MKKNLMNMQCLDIYLSSLSKEEYEKIEDEITVSDIKAMPLRSWDIYNEHYANQLLSLKQQKAINSFKELAKKFEWKNNWKEIFEDKTFDALVLTNQEAKIQWVSEGFTDMTGYSSRFAINKTPHFLQGKETDRAVLNRIKRKLSRDEPFTEVLVNYKKDQTPYKCEISVIPLINDRTTHYLALERQA
- a CDS encoding HupE/UreJ family protein, which encodes MSQFWLYFRLGLEHVLDWQAYDHILFLIVLVAAYTFSSWKRILWLVTLFTIGHTLALFLSVYEIVKVDAAWVELLIPVTIIIAALYNIVTASKKERNKNHNPLYFTTVFFGLIHGLGFSSYFKMVASNTESKFLPLLEFALGIETAQVIVVIAVIIFGFIAQNIFSVSKRDWILVTSALVIGIILPILQENFQAI
- a CDS encoding deoxycytidylate deaminase; translated protein: MDKKKQLKYDKAYLRIAREWSKLSQCKRKQVGAVIVKDRMIISDGFNGTPTGFENYCEDDEGYTKWYVLHAEANAILKVAGSTQSCTGATLYITMSPCKECSKLIHQAGITRLVYHIDYKDNSGLDFLEKAGVTLEQINDLED